The following proteins come from a genomic window of Rattus norvegicus strain BN/NHsdMcwi chromosome 8, GRCr8, whole genome shotgun sequence:
- the LOC134480018 gene encoding disks large homolog 5-like isoform X1 — MFSRLRKNFGRVNADFGQTGVRESRLSSKINDGQRKLAWGMLKDGRLTSSPGPVVINKDANTENTEEQRLIRQLQSATEERNELRDLLTYVTERYRNNRASRYIRSNPFYEKLKIKEREVMSLLHNLEMRNIEHCEKFQELQKEINFYRNLPSRIHMDKICVQKKLFPFKKASKAEHLDCAPLLQKYLVDLHKNDKDEQEKKSNLQTQPHLDNTT; from the exons atgttttcccggcTTCGCAAGAATTTTGGGAGAGTGAACGCTGATTTTGGACAGACTGGAGTGAGGGAATCACGCCTTTCATCAAAAATAAATGATGGACAACGAAAGCTGGCTTGGGGAATGCTGA aggatGGGAGACTGACATCATCCCCTGGCCCTGTGGTAATCAACAAGGACGCCAACACGGAGAacacagaagagcagagactgattaGACAGCTGCAGTCAGCTactgaggagagaaatgagctaagGGATCTCCTGACTTACGTGACAGAGAGATACAGGAACaacag GGCCAGCCGCTACATCAggtcaaatccattttatgaaaaattgaagataaaggagagggaggtcatgtcattactgcacaacttagagatgaggAACATCGAGCattgtgagaaatttcaggagctccagAAGgaaattaacttctatcg caacctgcccAGCCGGATCCATATGGACAAGATATGTGTGCAGAAGAAGTTGTTCCCATTCAAGAAGGCGAGCAAAGCAGAACATCTGGATTGTGCACCACTGCtacagaaatatttggttgacttgcACAAGAACGATAAGGATGAACAGGAGAAGaagagcaacctccagacccagccaCATCTG GATAacaccacttga
- the LOC134480018 gene encoding uncharacterized protein LOC134480018 isoform X2 — protein sequence MFSRLRKNFGRVNADFGQTGVRESRLSSKINDGQRKLAWGMLKDGRLTSSPGPVVINKDANTENTEEQRLIRQLQSATEERNELRDLLTYVTERYRNNSNLPSRIHMDKICVQKKLFPFKKASKAEHLDCAPLLQKYLVDLHKNDKDEQEKKSNLQTQPHLDNTT from the exons atgttttcccggcTTCGCAAGAATTTTGGGAGAGTGAACGCTGATTTTGGACAGACTGGAGTGAGGGAATCACGCCTTTCATCAAAAATAAATGATGGACAACGAAAGCTGGCTTGGGGAATGCTGA aggatGGGAGACTGACATCATCCCCTGGCCCTGTGGTAATCAACAAGGACGCCAACACGGAGAacacagaagagcagagactgattaGACAGCTGCAGTCAGCTactgaggagagaaatgagctaagGGATCTCCTGACTTACGTGACAGAGAGATACAGGAACaacag caacctgcccAGCCGGATCCATATGGACAAGATATGTGTGCAGAAGAAGTTGTTCCCATTCAAGAAGGCGAGCAAAGCAGAACATCTGGATTGTGCACCACTGCtacagaaatatttggttgacttgcACAAGAACGATAAGGATGAACAGGAGAAGaagagcaacctccagacccagccaCATCTG GATAacaccacttga